Part of the Caulifigura coniformis genome, TGAAAGCGACCGGACTTCCGGCCGCCGACAAGCTGATCCGCCGCCAGTATCGCAAGGGCTGGGAAGTGGAAGGCCTTTAAGGCCGCGTCCGCGAATCCCTGTGATTCCAAACCTCTGGCAGCCGCGTGCTGCCAGAGGTTTTTTGTTCCAGTGTGACCATGCGGCCTGTCGCAGGAGCTGGCAGCGTCGACCACGAACCTGCGCCCCTTCACTTCGTCACGGTGGCATCCTCCTCGAAGTGCCATGTCACGAGGATGTTCGGTGCGTTGCCGCTGAACACCCAGAACTCGCGACGCGCGTTCAGCTGTTTGGAAAGATGCGGGCGTTCGCTTGCGGGACGATTCTCCTTGAGCAGCAGGAACAGGTCTCCCAGCACGTGGCGGTTGGCCCCGTAGTAGCTGTGCCCGAGGAAGCTCGTGTAATCGACCGTCGAGCAGTCGACCGTTTCGACGCCGGAGAGCAGCACGGGCGGATGCGCATCCCCTGCCCGCTGTTCCGCATGCAGGCTCTTGGAGGCGATCAGCGCCGCGTCGTTTTCGCTGGCATACAGGGTCACCCGATCGCACCGGGCGGCGACTCCCGGGGCCCATTCTTCGAAGTCGCCCAGTCCCACGTCCGGAGCGCAGAGCACGACGTTGGCCAGCCGCGCGCCGGGCGAGAGCCGGTTGATCCCCTGCATGACGATCCGGTTTCCCATGCTGTGGACGAGAATGGAAACGCGCGTGTCGGCCGGAACTCCATCCAGGAGGCTCTGCAGAAAGTCGGCGAAGGGGGCGACGGAGGCCTGGTTGGCCGGCTCATCGGCCCTGTAGTTCTGGACGCCGCCCTGGCTCGGCCAGGCATACGCGACCACCGCGCCGTTGAACGGAACGTCCAGGGCCACCTGGGCGGCCCGCACGATGGCCGAGTGGAAATCGACATTGAACCCGTGCACGAACAGCAACAGGTCCTTCTGCCGCGACCGGGCCAACTGGTTATTCACGCCGGCGAGGAATGATTCGGGCTTCTGCACCTCGACCGTGCCAAACTGGACGACTTCGTCGTCGGTCTTCGGCTTGCTGAAGGACACCGGCATGAGCCGGGAGCGCCCGGCCGCGGTCGGCGGGTCGATTCCCCGTCCGCGTCGGGGGAGCGTCACCTCGGCGCGGCCGTACTGCGGCGAACTGCTGACCTGGTTTCCGAAGTCGACCCGCGCGTCCGGCGAACCGAAGACGCGGCCCCGGTTCGTTGCGTAGAAGACTTCCCAGGTGGAGATTCCGTCCCGCCAGTCGACGATCGCGGCCGGCTCGGACAGCGTATCGACGTAGCGGCCAAAGGCTTCGGCGGCGAGGCCTGCCATCTTGCCGGTTCGGAGGTCGGCCTCGTGGGCCGTGTCGTAGATGATGCCGACGGCGGTGCGGTCGATGACCGGCAGCCTCGTCCCACGGCACCCGGCCACGACCCCGAGAATGACCGCGCAGCTTCCTCCCAGCTCAATCCAACCCTGCCTCAGCATTGTTTCTCGACCCGCAGTGATCTGGCCCACCCTGCGTTGCAACCGCCGGACTCTAACGGGATTCCGTCCGCCGCCGCGAGAGGGAAATGCTCCCTCAAGCGGCGGATTGAGGGGGGACCTGTGACGACCTGTGACGACCTGTGACGGCAGAAAATGGCCTGAATCCCTGGGATTCCTGACCTGTGACATGTGTGACGAGTTTTGGGAGGTCTTCTGTCGTTGCGTCTGGCCGGGTGGATGGCCTGTCCGTCCTGCATTGGCCATGAACAACCCCCCTCATCTGTCCGGGAGTGGTTGCGCGGGCGAGGGGAGAACGGATCGTGGCGGGGGATCGGGCGCGTGAGGGCCCAGTCCCGATGTCCCGACGGCCCTCGTCCAGCTGGCATGGCCCTTACGGTCGGAACTTCCCCCCGGAAACCGGTCTCAATTGCCCCCTTCGACCGCAGTGAAATCGTCCGTAAGCCGTTGACTGGCATACGCTCTGCAACATTCAGTAAAGTGCCGGAATTCTGGCGCGACTCGCAGCCCTTTCCGGGCAAGCTGCATCATTTCGCAGCACATTTTCGATCATGTCGCCACTCCCGACGAGCCTGAACGTTCGCGGCCTCACCGGCCCTGGTCGTTTTGTCGGCGGGATTCCCAGCTTCCTGACCCTCGAGTCCGCCGGCCCCGTCGCCTCGGAGATCCCGTCATGATGCGTCGCCTCTCCTCCGTTCAAACGGCCGCTGTCCGATCTGCCGGTGGCCAGCCGGCCGCTGTCCAATCGGCCGCTGGCGAGCCGGCCACTGAATGCTCCCGGGGGCGTTCCGCCCGGCGGGGTTTTTCGATGGTCGAGTTGCTGATCGTGATCACGATCATCGCCATCCTGGTGTCGTTGCTGCTGGTGGGTGTGCAGGCCGCTGTCGGCCGGGCCCGCGTGGCGACGGTGGTGTCGGAGCTGAAGAATCTCGAGCAGGCGATCAAGGCCTTCGAGTCCGAGTTCGGAATGCAGCCGCCGAGCTTCATCCTGTTGTATGAGCGTGGTTCGGACTGGACCGCTAACGATCAGTGGACGAGGGCCAGCCGTTCGATCATTCGCCAGCTCTGGAAGGACTACGACTTCACGCAGAATGTCGACTTTGACGGCGATGGGAATACCGGCGGGGTTTACAAGACATTCCGGCTGACCGGCGCGGAGTGCCTGGTGTTCTTCCTGGGGGGGATGGTGAGTGTCGATAACTCCGTCACCCCGCCCGTCTACACTCCCAAGGGATTCTCGAAGGTTCCTGCCAATCCGTTTGGCAGGCAGGCGGGAGGAGCCCTGGGCGGGGCCCGGTCTGGTCCATTCTACGAGTTCAAGTCGACCCAGTTGCTGTCGTCCACCTCGACGACCACGGGGTCGACGAACCCGGAGGGGATGTACGTCTACCTCGACGCCATTCCTGGGCAGACGCGGCCGATCCAGTATTTCAGCAGCTATGGCGGAAGCGGCTACCGGGTTTACGGCATCAACGGGCAGCTCGGCGCGAGCGCGAGCAGTACCGAGGCTGGAGACAACGAGGCGTTTTACGATTCGTTCGGCTGGGTCTACACGAAGACGCCCGGCTCCGCGTCGACCGCACCGGAGCCTTACAATCCCAACACGTTCCAGCTGATCTCTCCCGGTCTGGATGGCGAGTATGGCGACGCGAATCTGTGCGGTGGTTATGTGAATGCCACCAATGGCGTGCAGGGCGTGACGACCTACCTGCCGCCCGGCACGTTGCCCGCCGGCGGGACGCTGGCGAAGACGCCGGCCAACATCGCGCGGGAGCGCGACAACATCACGAACTTCGCCGGTGGCGAGATTCACTGACTGTTCCACAGGTGCCCCTCGTCTGCCGGGAAGATTCCTCATGCGGCCTGATCGACGCCTACGCCTGAACCGCTCCGGCTTCTCGCTGATCGAGTTGCTGGTTGTCCTCACGATCCTGCTGATGCTGATCGGCCTGATCGTGTCGTTCTTCGGAACGGCCGGAAACGCGGCCCGCGAAGCGGCGACGAGGGTGACGATCACCAAGCTCGATGCCCTCCTGCAGGCCCGCTACCGGCAGATGGTCGATTCGTTCGCCGAGCAGGACCGGAAGCCGAGCCAGAAGGCGGAATGGCCGAATCTGGCCCGTTCGGCGGCCGTGGCGCTGACGGGAACCGAGCCGACGGCCGCCAAGAAGGCGATGGTGAGGATCAATCGCTACCGCGGCGCGTTTCCACAGCGGAAAGAGGATTTCGTCTACTTGGGAGGCGGGGACTTCCCGAACCCCTATGCGACCGGCTGGCCCTCAACGATGCCCGTCGGGCATCTGCCCGAGACGGAAAGCAGTGAGCTGCTGTACTTCATCCTCGCCAGCGGCGGCGGCACGGGAGCTGAGGCCCAGATCGCCGATTCGATCAACCCGAAGCACATTCAGGACACGGATGGCGACGGACTGATGGAGTTCGTCGACGACTGGGGCGTTCCGCTCAGGTTTTACAACAGCCCTACCCGGCTGCTGCGGCCGAACGGGGCCTACATCCCGGGCGCGTCTGCGGAGCAGGAATCGGTGGCTCGCGCGTTGATGTCCAGTGCGCCGTCGCGGGCTGGGAATGCGTTCGATTTCACGAATCTGTTCAACCAGGATCCTTTCGATCCCAAGGGGGCCCTTCGCGCCACGTCGCCGCTCACGGCCCCGGCCGGCGCCTCGGATCGGCACTTCTACACGAATCCCGGCGGCTTCGAGATTGATTATCACACGCCGGACACCTTCTACGCACCGTTGATCGTCTCCTGCGGAGGCGATGAGGCGCTGGGGCTCGGCGAGCCGACTGCGACGACGTCCGATCGCCATGCCGCGATCCTTGTCGCCGGGGAAGCCTCGGACAACATCACCAATCTCCAGTCAGTCGGAGGTGGGCCATGATCTCGCGTCTCCCGCGCGGCCGTGCCAGCCGGCAGGGCTTCACGCTCGTCGAAATGCTGGTGGCCCTGGGCATTTTCGTGATCCTGGCGACCATCACGCTGGGAGCGTTTCGCGGCGTCTCGAAAGACGACCAGATTTCAGCGGCCGCCCAGACGGTGAAGGGCTGGCTCGAGCACGCACGGTCCCGCGCCATCAAGACGAAATCGGCCTATGGCATCCGGTTCGTTCCCGATGCCAACGCGGGCCGTTATTGCAGCACGGTGAGCTACATCGCCGCCGGCGCCATGGATGAGTCGAACCTCGATGCGACGACCGGCGCGGACCTGAAGTGGATCACTGTGGCCTACCTTCCCTCCGGCCTGACCGGGCGGTTGATTCCGGGAGGAGCGGCGATCGAGGCCTGGCGGGGGTTCGTGGATTCCGGCGCCTTGCCGGCGGTCAGCGGCGGGAATCCGCTGGGGCTGCGCATCGAGGTTCCCAAGGACAGCGGTCATTGGTTTGCGCTGCAGGATGTCGAGTCCGACGGCGCGACGCCTCCGGTGTTTCGAATCGTCGTCGGGTCGGGGGCCAGGTCGATGCTGACGAACCTGATCGACCAGCGGGTGGAGTACCGCCTCGAACTCGGTCCCACCGCCCAGTCCGAGGCCGCGCCGGCGCTTCCACGCGGTGTCGTGATCGATTTCGACGCCTCCCAGCTTCCCGACAACTGGCGGCCCGGGTTCGCGACCGCCGAGACTCCGTATCCGTCCTCTGGTCTCGACCTGATGTTCTCGCCCAATGGGGCGTTGATGGGCCGGGGAGCCGGTGCGGGCGGGGTGCTGCACCTGTGTCTGTCGACCCGGGAAGACGCGGAGGCGATCCGCATCAACTTCCAGTCGTCGACGCCTCCTCATCCACAGTGGGTCACTTCGCCGACCGTGCCGACGTATCCGTTCATCCTGGCCGATCCGAAGACCGCACAGAAACTGGTGTCGGTGTTTCTTGGCTCGGGCAGGATCGGCACGGCGAGCGTCAACACGCTGCTGGGCGATACGAATAACGTCTTCCAGAACGAACTGGTCGACGGAGACGACGCCCGGCTTTACGCAGTCCGTGGGAGGGAATCGAAGTGAGAGGTTTCACTCGTGTTCCTTCAGGCGGATCGGCGCGCGGGGCTCGCTCCCGGATGGGCGCCACGCTGGTTGAAGTGCTGATGTCCCTGATGGTGATGGGCATCGGGATTGTCTCGGTCGTGACGCTGTTCCCGATCGCGGCGCTCAAGTCGATCCAGGCGACGCAGCTCACCAACGCCAGGATGCTGCGGAAGAACGCCGAAGAGGCGTTCCGGATGCCGTACCAGTCGTCCGGCACGCCGTCGGTTCGGTTCGATCTTTTGAATTACTCACAGGCCCTCGCCCGGTTCCGGGGCGAATGGCGTGCGAACACGTCGTACGCCGTCGGCGACATCGTCGTCCCCACCCGCAAGAAGGGGCTTCCTCATCCCGTTCCGAATCGCTGGTTCATCATGGGGACCGGAAGTTCGGCCGATCCCGTCACCAGCGGTTATGTCGAGCCGAACTGGCTGACTTCGGCCGTGACAAATGAGACGGTCGCCGGAACGTCGAACCTGATTGAATGGACGGTTCCAACGGCCGCGCCCTTCGGCACGAGCAACTACAGCACGCTGAACTACATTGTCGACCCGCTGGGCTGGTGGCAGCTGAACGCCAGTGGAGATCTGGATGTTGCCCTGGACGTGAACAAGTTCGGTTATCGGGTGCTCGACGGAATCCAGTCGGAAGTCCCCTCGACCTCGGGCGTCAAGCTGCTGCGCCTCAACGGGGGAACGGCGTCGCTGGCCGCTGCGGAGCAGGTGGCTTTGCATCCCGACAGCTGGCAGGTGGTGATTTCCGAACCTCCCAGGACCGCCACGGGGACGAACGCGACGTTCCGCGGCGCGCTCGACTTCTCCAACATCCTGCAGACCGGCAGCGTGGCTTTCCCGCCGCGGATCGTACTGACGAGCAATCTGTCGGAACAGGCGGTCATTCGTCCGATCATCGCCCCCCTGCCCGGCGGCGGCGCGGCCGACTGGACCGTCAACTGGACGGAGCCGCTGCCGACCGGTTTTCAGGCGGACGGCCCCGCGCGGATCGAAAGCTATGAGCCGCGATTCTCCTGGATGGCGACGGTCAACAAGCTGGCGGACGGCGCCCAGAAGGTGACGCTGGCCGTCTTCTTCAATCGCAACTTCGCCCCCCAGAACGAGCACGTCTACTACGCCAACTTCGGCAACACGAGCACCAGCCTGCCCTTGACCTGGCAGGTGACGACGACTGACCAGGTGCGGATCAACTGGCAGGTCCTGTCTCCCAACCGCGAGCCGGAGCCGCTGCTGAAGGAAGGCAATTACATCCTCGATGGGCGGAACGCCGTCTGGTACCGGATTGTCGCAGTCAGCCCGAATGGAAACGGCTCGGCCACCCTGACGGTCGATCGCCAGATTCCCGAGGCCCTGCGCACGACCGACCCGTCCGATCCCGATTTGACCGGACGCGTGATCCTGATGCGCGGCATCATCCATCTGTTTGAGCTGTGAGGTCACCAGGCATGTTTCGTCCGCCTCACATTTCCCTTCGACGCGCGATCCGCCCTGCCCGCGGCGGCTTCACGCTCGTCGAAATGCTCGTCGCGACGACGCTCGTCGTCATGATGCTGATGCTGTTCGCCCAGATCTTCGGCGACACCGTCCGGATCATGCGGAACCAGCAGGCCCTCTCCCAGAACGACCAGAAGGCCCGCAGCGTCGACTCCCAGCTCCGCGTCGACCTCGAGAAGGCGACGTTCCGCCAGGTCCGCGACAAAGGGGTTTTTGGCATCACGCCGCTGCGTCCGAGCTGGCCCGTCGATGCGGAGCGCCAGCGCGGCTATTTCTACTTCTCGGAAAACGATCCCAACGATCCGACCGACGACGTCCTGCAGTTCACCATCGACATGCGGCTGACGCACCGCAACAGCGACGTCGGGACCCTCCGCGGCAAGGCGACCCGACTGGGCACGCCCAATGCCAACGAACCCAATCAACCTGACAACGACGACGGGATCATGGGAAACGGAGTCGGTGAATCGCCCGCGGCGGAAGTCTCGTACTTCCTGCGCGGCGGCAATCTCTACCGCCGCACGCTCCTTCTGCGAAACCCGCCGACTCCGGCGACCACGTCGGCCCCCGGCCCGTTCCCGATCCAGCCCGGTTCGGGAGCCGACGGCGCGACGGTGCTGTTCCAGAGCGCATCGAGTCCCGTCTACCCCAATAACTTCTGGGAAGATTTCGACTACTCCGCCTGGAACCGCCAGATCGACCAGGATGGCGACAACATGGTCGACGAGTACCAGGTGATGTTCAACGGCGTCGACTCGCTGCAGAACGTCGTCGGAGCGACGTCCCACCCGCTCGGAATTCCCTACTACCGCTACGGCCACATGCCGCTGCGCATGCCGCCCGTCCCGACCATCGGACGTCCGATGGAGTTCGTGTTCTACAACAGCGGCGCGAATACGAAGTTCATCGGCCGCTTCGTACAGGAAGAGACGTCGAGCACCGCCTTCGACTGGCCCGCCGGTTTCAGCACGAACAACCCTTACTACAGAACCTATCCGGCGACCGTCGACGCCCCGCCGCAACAGGACGACATCCTCGACCTGTTTGCCGGCGGCGACCGTGCCGGCGAAGACCTGCTGCTGTCCGGCGTGGAATCGTTCGATCTCGAGGTCTGGGATCCGGGCCTCAACTCGTCGACCGGCGGCTGGGCCGATCTCGGCCACGACCTCACGGGGGGCCAGTTCCGCGACACCTCCGGCAACTTCACGCACTCGCAGTATGGGCCCCGCAACAGCGACAACTGGCTCTTTGATACCTGGCATCCCCGGGCGAGCCTGTTCTCGACCTTCAATGCGACCACGAACGTGACGAACCAGCCCCCCTGGCGGGCGACCACGGTTTCGGCGGTCCCTTCGGGGTCGAACGATGTGCGCACGTGGAGCCCCAACTCCTCGGTGACGACCTCCACGTATCTGTTTCCGCGGATCAGCAATCCTTCGGGTTTCAGCGCGACGAACCCGAACCTGGCCGACGACGACAGTTACTTCTACCAGCCCGTTTTCATCAACGGCAACACCGGAACGCGGCAGCCCGACTGGCCCCGCGAACCGGGCGCGACCGTGATCGACGGCGGGGTCATCTGGCAATGTTTCGACAACCGTGTCGGCCTGCAGGCCATCAAGATCACCGTTCGGTTCCGCGATCCGGGGAATGGGTCCCCCAGGCAGGTCAGCGTCATTCACTCGTTCGTCGAGTAACGACGCTGCGACAGGCAGGACGCCAGCCCGATGATTGGCTGCCGAACTTGCGAACAACACAAACGCTCATCGGGCGTTTGAGTCAAAACAGACGCCTGCGGGCGTCTGACAGGAGAGAGTGTCCATGCGCCAGATCCATCGCACCCTGAAGCTCAGGCCTTCCGAGGCCCGGTCCGGGCGGTTCTCCCTGTCGGCCCCCCGCTCCGGCGGTGCGGTGCTGATCATCGTGCTCACGCTGCTGTCGACGCTCGTCTTCCTCGGCTTCTTCTACTTCGCGTACACCAGCCAGGCGGAAAACGCCGCCCGCAGCTACGCCACCGCCGAAGACTACAAGCTCGACGCCGACGAAATTCTCGACAAGACCTATGAGCAGATTCTCGTCGGCACGCGGGCGGGCTATCCGAACAGCGCCCTGTACGGGAACCGCCACAGCATCGTGTCCCACATCGTCGGCCCGGTCGATCTCGAACTGCGGCCTACGAAGGACCAGCCCTTCTCAGGCGCCGGCATCCGCATGGAAGTCAGCGACAACGGCGACGGTGTGCTCGCGGCGGGCGAATACCTGCGGTTCGATTTCGACGGCGACGGCTACCCCGACGCAACGCTCGATCGCACGAACGATCCATCGCTCGCCCCCCTGCCGCTCAACTTCAGCAAGGTCGCCCGGTACGACACCCAGTTTTATTCGGGGGGAACGCCAGACTACTCGCGGGGACTGCACGACAGCCCGCAATTGTCTGTCGACGAGAAAAACGTTTTTGCGAATTACCAGCCGCACGTCGGCTACACGTATCCCGACATCAACTCGCTGTTCCTGAGCTACGACTCGATCGTCTCCGGGCAGCGCGTCAGCATTCCGTCGTATTTCCGGCCGCAGCTCGAGCTCGAGTATCGCAGTTCCGGCTTCGACGACTACTTCACGACGGAAGCGACTTCATCCCGCTCGCTCAGGCCGCATTCGTTCCACCGTCTCAGCAACAACACGAGCCGCCGGTTCATCTCGGCATCAGGTGGCGTGCAGGCCGAGAGCGGGGACACACGGCGGATCATCATGCCGTTTCCGTTCCAGACGGATCTCGACGGCGACGGGAACTTCAATGCGATGGGCGTGCTCTCCAGAGACGGCCTGTATGAACTCGATGTCGACACCGATGGCGACGGCATCCGCGATGCTATCTGGATGGATCTCGACCTGCCGCTCGTGACGCTTCCGGACGGCCGCCAGGTTGTTCCGCTCGTTGCGGTCAAGATCGTCGATGCCGACGGCCTGCTGAACGTGAACGTCATCGGCAATGCGGCCGGAGTGACCCGGCTCAACGAAACTCCGACCGCGACCGATTCGCTTGGCCGGCCCGTATCGATCTCGAAATCGAACCTCGGCCTGAGCCCCGCGGAAGTCAATCCGGTCTGGGCGCTCGTCTCCGACTCCGACGTCTCGTCCCCCGCGCCCGACATTCCGTCGGCGACCTCCGAAGCGCACCTGGCGCTGAGCCTGGTGATGGGCGGAGCGACCCTGCCCAACGCCGTCGCCGTCGCCAATACCGAACTGCTGTTCCTGCTGTACGGCCGCATGCCGCTGGACGGCGGATCGTCGTTGCCCGGTCGTTACGCGGGCCCTGCCACGACCGAACAGTTGGACTCCTACGTGGCGGCGGACAACAGCTTCATCTTCACGCCCTTCAGCGGCCCGCGGCCGGGAGCGTCGAATATCGACGATGATTCGGATGGGCCGTCCGGTATCCGTCCGGGCGGCGGACAGGACTCCCGCAGCGAGTTCATGCGCAAGGTCGCCAATGCGGCGCCCCAGATGCAGATTCCTCCGGCCGTTCATCCGCTCGATTTCCTCGGCCTGGGACACCTGGTGAACACCGGAACGGCGAGGAGCTACCTGTCGCTCGGCGGAGAGGCGACTCCCCTGTCGCCCTCCGTGGACGAAGGCGCCCAGCGGCGGCTGACCACGCCTGCCGCGCTGACTGCCGGCGGAGCGAACCCGAGCACCTGGCCCACCTACCAGGGCTTCTGGCACGCGAATCAGGATACACTCGCCACAACCTACGGAATCAGCGGGTATCATCAGGCGGTCGGCAACCAGTTGCAGCCGAACGTCACGGCGTTTCCCAGCGGCGACGCGATCACCACCGACTTGACGGATGAAGACAACGAGGTCATCGCCAATCGCTGGCTGTACAATGTCAACGATTCGCTGTTCCTGCCGTCAGAACTCGCTGGCCTGCATCTGTCGAATCCCGATTTCGCCCTCACCGGCGAGTATTCGCGTCTGCGGGATCTGCTCCCGTTCGCGTTCCGCGGCGCTCAGAACTCGTCCGTCACGCGGCGGCGATTCACGACCGATTCCTGGGATCGTCTCGAGTTCACCCGGACGATCTACAACCCCTTCCCGGACAGCTTCGGCCCTTCCTCCGGCAACGATGAGCCGATGCCCCGCCAGTGGGAGTTCACGGTCTGGACCGGCTACGACGCCGCCGACGTGCACTTTCCTCCGCAGTTCGCCAACTCGACAGTCTTCTCGGCGAACGACCCGTTCCGCAGCGAACTCCGGCAGCTGCTGCAGACGACGATTCGCGGCGCCGGCAGCGGAACGAGCCTCTCCAATTTTGATTCGATGCGCGCCCGTCCCCAGCAGCGTCTGAATCTCAACGGGCTGCTGGTCAACTTCGACAGCGCCGGCAACCCCGTCTATCGGCCGCTCACTCCGCACCCGAACTTCGCCGACATCGCGGCTGCATCGACGCCCGCTCAGCAGACGCTCCCCAACATGTATCACGGGCAGCTGAACCCGGCGACGGCCTCTGCGCCCAACTACGAAGCTGACCCCCCGGCCGGGGCCGCTCCGGATGATTATCCTCCGTACGCTTCCGTCCCCTCCACCTCCACCGGGACGGAAGCCCAGCTTCGCGCCCAGGAATGGTGGGCCCGCTTCGATCGCCAGCGGATGGCCCGCGACATTTACGTCCTCCTGTGGACCCTTGGCGGCGCCCAGGACCTCGCAACCGGAGCCAACGCCCCCTACACGCAGGTCCGCACCTACACCGACGAGCAGGCGCGCGAGATGGCCCAGTTCGCCGTCAACGTGGTCGATGCGCTCGATCGCGATGATGTCATCACCCGCTTTGAATATGTCTCCGATCTCACCGTGGCCGGTTGGACGAATCCCGATCGGGTCGTCTACGGCGTGGAGTCGCAGTTGCTCACGCTCAGCGAAGCGATGCTGATCAACGAGCCGCAGCAGTCGGGCGACCTCGCTCGCACGCTTCATGACGACGCCGACTCGGCCCATCAGTTCCTCTACATCGAACTGCGGAACACCAGTCCGTTCGATGTCAGGCTCGATGATGAAACCTGGCGGATCGTCCGCGTCACTTCCGACATGCCGGTGGGCTCCAGCGACGCGAACGTTGAGGCCGCCGTAAAGTTCAAGAGCGACGGCACCAATTCGCCGACCGACTCCAAGATCGTGGGGCCTGGCGAAAACTTCGTGATCGCCTGCCACGACGGCAACGTGCGGACAACGGGCGGCCAGGACCTCCCGGCCGATTTCTACGTCGACTTCGAGGGCGGAGCCGAATTCGAAGCCGTCGTCCCCCGCGCGACCTCGACGGTCACGACGGTCACCCCGCCGCTCCCCGCGCTCTCCGACCTGGACTTGAACTCCACGGAGCCGGCCCATCAGCAGTACCACTCGATCACCCCGTTGAGCGTCTTCGAACCGACCAACGGCGGCACGACTCTCGTGGGGCGCGATGCGACGTCCAAGACGTTCGATCTGGTGCTGCAGCGTCGCCGTAATCTGCTGGCCAAGGGGCATGGAGAAGACCTCGGCGCCGGCACGCCGACACCGGTCTGGGTCGAAGTCGACCGGATCAAGATTGAAGGAACGGATGTGGTCGACTTTTCGCCCGGTGGCGATACGCAGACGGTGATGCAGAACTTCCTCACCAACGGGGCGGGGTCCGACGGCATCCGCAGCGTCGAACGGGCTCAGCCGTTCGGCCATGTGCGCCAGGAACGTCACGGCAGCAGCAGTCCCCGGAACCACACGCTCGTCTCGCGAAACGAGACCGATCGCCACGGCCCGAACTCGAACCTCGCGCCGCTGACCCAGTTCACGATGTTCGAGCCGCATTTCAATCGCGACTTCTCCTCCGTGATGGAACTGCTGTCGATTCCGATCTATGGCTACCAGGGAACCAGCAGCGTCGACCCGGATACGCTGACGCCATTTTCAACGAATGTCGGCGCCATCGGCGGGGCGGTCGCGAACCTGTCGACTCATGGAGCGACGAACGCCCGCATGGAAGGGAACGCCGTGGCCGCGGTCCGATTCCTGAACCCGCACCCCGCCCTCACCGCCCCGTACAGCACGCCTCTGAACGGCGCTCCGCACTACGCCAACCGCTGGTACCGGCTACTCGAGTTCCTCACGGTTCCCGATCGCAGCGAGGAGGCCATTCAGCCGCGCCTCGACGACGCGACGCTGCCGCAGGTCCGGTTGCAGCGGCGGACGCCGGGCAAGGTCAACCTGAACACCATTCGCGACACGACCGTCCTGCAGGGGGTGGTCGATGATCACGATCAGCTGGCGACGGTGGACAGCAGCACCCGCTTGCCGTCGATGGACGACCGATACCAGACGACCAATCGGAACTGGTACGACATGCTGCTGCGCTCGCGCGACGGCATCGATCCGACCGCATTGAACGGGGGGACGACCATCGCCATTCCCGGCAGTATCGCCTCGCGTCCCTTCCGGGATCTGGGCTTCATGGAGGCGGACCGCAACACCGGTTCGACGATGCTCCGCGACAACAGCATCGAATCGACGATCCTGCGCAGCCTGTCGGCCATCAGCTCGCCTCCGCTCGACCTCTCGACGGTCAGGTCGTCCAGTGCCCAGGGCATCTTCGATGCCCGTACGCAGGCCGACGCGGCCGCCGGAGCCAGCACGGTCGATTACCACACGCGGAATCGCCTGCTCGCCAAGATCCACAACCGGACCACCAACCGCAGCCACGTGTTCATCGTCTGGACGACGGTCGGTTTCTTCGAAGCTCACCGTCTCGACACGACCAACGG contains:
- a CDS encoding alpha/beta hydrolase; the protein is MLRQGWIELGGSCAVILGVVAGCRGTRLPVIDRTAVGIIYDTAHEADLRTGKMAGLAAEAFGRYVDTLSEPAAIVDWRDGISTWEVFYATNRGRVFGSPDARVDFGNQVSSSPQYGRAEVTLPRRGRGIDPPTAAGRSRLMPVSFSKPKTDDEVVQFGTVEVQKPESFLAGVNNQLARSRQKDLLLFVHGFNVDFHSAIVRAAQVALDVPFNGAVVAYAWPSQGGVQNYRADEPANQASVAPFADFLQSLLDGVPADTRVSILVHSMGNRIVMQGINRLSPGARLANVVLCAPDVGLGDFEEWAPGVAARCDRVTLYASENDAALIASKSLHAEQRAGDAHPPVLLSGVETVDCSTVDYTSFLGHSYYGANRHVLGDLFLLLKENRPASERPHLSKQLNARREFWVFSGNAPNILVTWHFEEDATVTK
- a CDS encoding type II secretion system protein, whose amino-acid sequence is MVELLIVITIIAILVSLLLVGVQAAVGRARVATVVSELKNLEQAIKAFESEFGMQPPSFILLYERGSDWTANDQWTRASRSIIRQLWKDYDFTQNVDFDGDGNTGGVYKTFRLTGAECLVFFLGGMVSVDNSVTPPVYTPKGFSKVPANPFGRQAGGALGGARSGPFYEFKSTQLLSSTSTTTGSTNPEGMYVYLDAIPGQTRPIQYFSSYGGSGYRVYGINGQLGASASSTEAGDNEAFYDSFGWVYTKTPGSASTAPEPYNPNTFQLISPGLDGEYGDANLCGGYVNATNGVQGVTTYLPPGTLPAGGTLAKTPANIARERDNITNFAGGEIH
- a CDS encoding type II secretion system protein, whose translation is MRPDRRLRLNRSGFSLIELLVVLTILLMLIGLIVSFFGTAGNAAREAATRVTITKLDALLQARYRQMVDSFAEQDRKPSQKAEWPNLARSAAVALTGTEPTAAKKAMVRINRYRGAFPQRKEDFVYLGGGDFPNPYATGWPSTMPVGHLPETESSELLYFILASGGGTGAEAQIADSINPKHIQDTDGDGLMEFVDDWGVPLRFYNSPTRLLRPNGAYIPGASAEQESVARALMSSAPSRAGNAFDFTNLFNQDPFDPKGALRATSPLTAPAGASDRHFYTNPGGFEIDYHTPDTFYAPLIVSCGGDEALGLGEPTATTSDRHAAILVAGEASDNITNLQSVGGGP
- a CDS encoding prepilin-type N-terminal cleavage/methylation domain-containing protein — protein: MISRLPRGRASRQGFTLVEMLVALGIFVILATITLGAFRGVSKDDQISAAAQTVKGWLEHARSRAIKTKSAYGIRFVPDANAGRYCSTVSYIAAGAMDESNLDATTGADLKWITVAYLPSGLTGRLIPGGAAIEAWRGFVDSGALPAVSGGNPLGLRIEVPKDSGHWFALQDVESDGATPPVFRIVVGSGARSMLTNLIDQRVEYRLELGPTAQSEAAPALPRGVVIDFDASQLPDNWRPGFATAETPYPSSGLDLMFSPNGALMGRGAGAGGVLHLCLSTREDAEAIRINFQSSTPPHPQWVTSPTVPTYPFILADPKTAQKLVSVFLGSGRIGTASVNTLLGDTNNVFQNELVDGDDARLYAVRGRESK
- a CDS encoding type IV pilus modification PilV family protein, translated to MGATLVEVLMSLMVMGIGIVSVVTLFPIAALKSIQATQLTNARMLRKNAEEAFRMPYQSSGTPSVRFDLLNYSQALARFRGEWRANTSYAVGDIVVPTRKKGLPHPVPNRWFIMGTGSSADPVTSGYVEPNWLTSAVTNETVAGTSNLIEWTVPTAAPFGTSNYSTLNYIVDPLGWWQLNASGDLDVALDVNKFGYRVLDGIQSEVPSTSGVKLLRLNGGTASLAAAEQVALHPDSWQVVISEPPRTATGTNATFRGALDFSNILQTGSVAFPPRIVLTSNLSEQAVIRPIIAPLPGGGAADWTVNWTEPLPTGFQADGPARIESYEPRFSWMATVNKLADGAQKVTLAVFFNRNFAPQNEHVYYANFGNTSTSLPLTWQVTTTDQVRINWQVLSPNREPEPLLKEGNYILDGRNAVWYRIVAVSPNGNGSATLTVDRQIPEALRTTDPSDPDLTGRVILMRGIIHLFEL